A genomic window from Microbacterium sp. ET2 includes:
- a CDS encoding glycosyltransferase family 4 protein, producing MARTPARPRVVIATRLYAPEPSAAGFRMEALAKGLVRAGAEVTVLSTRPPRGTRVPSDEQRIRVRRWPVLRDRSGNVRGYLPYASFDGPALVRMLFARGDVVVAEAPPTTGIVALVASRLRRRPLVYYPGDVWTDALQAVNAPPALVGFARVVERTVVRGASRSLAVSAEVGTRLTALGVASRVIEVGNGVDTDVFRPDVPPADHPTPYFVYTGTMSEWQRPEIFIEALALLEDTRPEIVFLGQGTGEAAVREAADRLARGRVHFHGVVPPSEAARWLRGATAALVSIVPGIGYDFARPTKTYAAAGVGTPVLYAGAAAGAEPVKEGRLGEAVEFDAPLIASAMRRLLDAETGGASSRDRERRAAWARDNVSLRSVGDRAAGVVLSVVAGDAGGPMTTRSGARTGSVQERGER from the coding sequence GTGGCCCGAACGCCCGCGCGCCCGCGCGTCGTCATCGCGACCCGGCTGTACGCGCCGGAGCCCTCGGCAGCCGGCTTCCGGATGGAGGCGCTGGCCAAGGGCCTGGTCCGCGCCGGCGCGGAGGTCACCGTCCTCAGCACGCGTCCGCCGCGGGGTACCCGCGTACCATCGGACGAGCAGCGGATCCGGGTTCGGCGGTGGCCTGTGCTCCGGGATCGAAGCGGCAACGTCCGCGGCTACCTGCCGTACGCCAGCTTCGACGGCCCGGCCCTCGTGCGGATGCTCTTCGCGCGGGGAGACGTCGTGGTGGCCGAGGCTCCGCCCACGACCGGCATCGTCGCGCTGGTCGCCTCGCGCTTGCGCCGCCGTCCGCTGGTGTACTACCCGGGCGACGTGTGGACGGACGCGCTTCAGGCTGTGAATGCGCCACCCGCGTTGGTCGGGTTCGCGCGCGTGGTCGAGAGGACGGTGGTGCGCGGTGCCTCGCGGTCGTTGGCGGTGTCCGCCGAGGTCGGCACCCGACTGACGGCGCTCGGTGTCGCGTCACGCGTCATCGAAGTGGGCAACGGCGTGGATACCGACGTCTTCCGGCCCGATGTGCCCCCGGCCGATCATCCGACGCCGTACTTCGTCTACACCGGCACCATGTCGGAGTGGCAGCGGCCGGAGATCTTCATCGAGGCCCTTGCCCTCCTCGAGGACACGCGGCCGGAGATCGTCTTCCTCGGCCAGGGCACGGGCGAGGCAGCCGTACGCGAAGCAGCCGACCGGCTCGCGCGGGGTCGTGTGCACTTCCACGGTGTCGTCCCGCCGTCCGAGGCGGCGCGTTGGCTGCGCGGGGCTACGGCGGCGCTGGTGAGCATCGTCCCGGGCATCGGATACGACTTCGCGCGTCCCACCAAGACGTACGCCGCCGCCGGTGTCGGCACCCCCGTGCTCTACGCCGGCGCAGCGGCCGGGGCCGAGCCGGTCAAGGAGGGCCGACTCGGCGAGGCCGTCGAGTTCGACGCACCCCTGATCGCATCCGCCATGCGCAGATTGCTCGACGCCGAGACCGGTGGCGCGTCGTCGCGCGATCGGGAGCGCCGCGCAGCTTGGGCGCGTGACAACGTCTCGCTGCGGTCGGTGGGCGACAGGGCGGCCGGTGTCGTGCTGTCCGTGGTCGCGGGCGACGCTGGCGGCCCGATGACGACGCGTTCCGGCGCCCGGACGGGATCAGTACAGGAACGAGGAGAGAGATGA
- a CDS encoding acyltransferase has translation MSDRPGVRIVDSADVAGDAEVGEGSSIWHLAQVREQARLGRNCVVGRGAYIGTGVVMGDNCKVQNYALVYEPAVLGDGVFIGPAVVLTNDTYPRAINPDGTLKSAHDWDAVGVTVGRGAAIGARATCVAPVSIGQWATVAAGAVVVKDVPDYALVAGVPARRLAWVGEAGVPLVPGTDHGTWRCPRTDARYIETDGVLTRASER, from the coding sequence ATGAGCGATCGACCGGGCGTGAGAATCGTCGACTCCGCGGACGTCGCGGGCGACGCGGAGGTCGGCGAAGGCTCGTCGATCTGGCACCTCGCCCAGGTGCGCGAGCAGGCGAGACTGGGTCGCAACTGCGTCGTCGGGCGTGGGGCCTACATCGGCACCGGCGTCGTGATGGGCGACAACTGCAAAGTCCAGAACTACGCTCTGGTCTATGAGCCCGCTGTGCTCGGCGACGGCGTCTTCATCGGTCCGGCCGTCGTGCTCACGAACGACACCTACCCCCGCGCCATCAATCCCGACGGCACTCTCAAGTCAGCCCACGACTGGGACGCGGTCGGCGTGACGGTAGGACGAGGTGCGGCCATCGGAGCTCGGGCGACGTGTGTTGCGCCGGTGTCGATCGGGCAGTGGGCGACGGTGGCCGCGGGCGCGGTGGTGGTCAAAGACGTGCCCGATTACGCGCTCGTCGCGGGAGTTCCGGCGCGTCGCCTTGCGTGGGTCGGCGAGGCGGGCGTGCCGCTGGTCCCGGGGACGGACCATGGAACCTGGCGCTGCCCGCGCACCGATGCCCGCTACATCGAGACGGACGGGGTGCTGACCCGGGCATCCGAGCGCTGA
- a CDS encoding DegT/DnrJ/EryC1/StrS family aminotransferase, protein MADFIPPARPIIGDEERAAVDRVLRTGMVAQGPEVAAFEAEFADHFVQGRPVVAVNSGTAGLHLGLLAAGIGPGDEVIVPSFTFAATGNSVALTGATPVFADIEPDTFTLDPGAVEAAITPRTRGIMPVHLYGHPARMTELDALADEHGVMLFEDAAQAHGASLHGRPVGTFGAFAMFSLYPTKNMTSGEGGMIAAADEDIARQARLLRNQGMERQYENELIGFNARMTDIHAAIGRVQLTKVDAWTQQRRSNAAFLDENLRSVVVPPVAEGALHVYHQYTIRVSDDRDGFVRALKEEHQVGSGVYYPIPNHRLPSLAPYAQGLELPETERAAREVVSLPIHPSLSQEELERIVAAVAAVTRAGA, encoded by the coding sequence ATGGCCGATTTCATCCCGCCCGCAAGACCGATCATCGGCGACGAGGAGCGCGCTGCGGTGGACCGCGTGCTGCGCACCGGGATGGTGGCGCAAGGACCCGAGGTGGCGGCCTTCGAGGCGGAATTCGCAGACCACTTCGTCCAGGGGCGCCCCGTCGTCGCTGTGAACTCCGGCACGGCGGGCCTGCATCTCGGCCTGCTCGCGGCCGGGATCGGACCGGGCGACGAGGTCATCGTGCCGTCCTTCACCTTCGCGGCCACCGGGAACTCCGTGGCCCTGACCGGTGCGACCCCGGTGTTCGCCGACATCGAGCCCGACACCTTCACGTTGGACCCTGGTGCCGTCGAAGCGGCCATCACGCCGCGCACCAGGGGGATCATGCCGGTGCATCTGTACGGACACCCCGCGCGCATGACCGAGCTCGACGCGCTCGCGGACGAGCACGGCGTCATGCTCTTCGAGGACGCTGCGCAGGCGCACGGAGCTTCGCTGCACGGCCGTCCGGTCGGTACGTTCGGCGCGTTCGCCATGTTCTCGCTCTACCCGACGAAGAACATGACCAGCGGCGAGGGTGGCATGATCGCCGCTGCCGATGAGGACATCGCCCGCCAGGCGCGCCTGCTGCGCAACCAAGGCATGGAGCGTCAATACGAGAACGAGCTCATCGGGTTCAACGCGCGGATGACCGACATCCACGCCGCCATCGGCCGGGTCCAGCTGACCAAGGTGGATGCCTGGACGCAGCAGCGACGCAGCAACGCGGCTTTCCTCGACGAGAACCTCCGCTCGGTCGTCGTACCGCCGGTCGCCGAGGGCGCCCTGCACGTGTACCACCAGTACACGATTCGCGTCAGCGACGACCGAGACGGTTTCGTCCGTGCGCTCAAGGAGGAGCACCAGGTCGGAAGCGGCGTCTATTACCCGATCCCGAACCACCGACTGCCGTCGCTCGCGCCGTACGCGCAAGGGCTCGAGCTCCCCGAGACCGAGAGAGCCGCGCGGGAAGTGGTGTCTCTGCCGATCCACCCCTCGCTGTCGCAGGAGGAGTTGGAGCGCATCGTCGCCGCCGTCGCCGCCGTCACGCGGGCGGGTGCCTGA
- a CDS encoding Gfo/Idh/MocA family protein yields MMPLRAGLLGVGMMGRHHARVLRELDGVELVAIADPGGDPHGVAGDLEVLADIEALISEGIDIAVVAVPTRFHEDAALKLAEAGVHTLVEKPIAHTIEAGRRMVDAFRAAGLVGAVGHIERFNPALQELRRRIAAGEIGAVYQIATRRQGPFPSRIADVGVAKDLASHDVDLTSWVAQSEYTSVYAQTATKSGREHEDMIALTGRLGNGVIVNHLVNWLSPMKERVTIVTGEKGAFVADTSAGDLTFYANGTIPVEWESMTVFRGVSEGDVTRYAFPKREPLRVELEAFRDAVLGRESDVVTMEQGLRTLAVVEAALAAPGSPTSLVP; encoded by the coding sequence CTGATGCCGCTGCGCGCCGGCCTTCTGGGGGTCGGCATGATGGGTCGTCACCACGCGCGGGTGCTTCGGGAGCTCGACGGGGTCGAGCTCGTGGCGATCGCGGACCCCGGGGGAGACCCGCACGGTGTCGCGGGCGATCTTGAGGTCCTCGCCGACATCGAGGCCCTCATCTCCGAAGGCATCGACATCGCGGTGGTCGCGGTGCCCACCCGCTTCCACGAGGACGCTGCGCTGAAGCTCGCCGAGGCCGGCGTGCACACGCTCGTCGAGAAGCCGATCGCGCACACGATCGAAGCCGGGAGGCGCATGGTGGACGCATTCCGCGCCGCGGGACTGGTGGGCGCTGTCGGACACATCGAGCGCTTCAACCCGGCGCTGCAGGAGCTGCGCCGGCGCATCGCGGCGGGGGAGATCGGCGCCGTCTACCAGATCGCGACGCGTCGGCAGGGCCCATTCCCGTCGCGCATCGCTGATGTCGGCGTCGCGAAGGACCTCGCTTCGCACGACGTCGACCTGACCTCGTGGGTCGCGCAGAGCGAGTACACGTCGGTGTACGCCCAGACGGCGACCAAGAGCGGGCGTGAGCACGAGGACATGATCGCCCTCACCGGGCGGCTGGGCAACGGCGTCATCGTGAATCACCTCGTGAACTGGCTGAGCCCCATGAAAGAGCGCGTGACGATCGTCACAGGCGAGAAGGGTGCGTTCGTCGCGGACACCTCGGCGGGTGATCTCACCTTCTACGCCAACGGCACGATCCCTGTCGAGTGGGAGTCGATGACGGTGTTCCGCGGCGTCTCCGAGGGAGACGTCACGCGGTATGCCTTCCCCAAGCGCGAGCCGCTGCGTGTCGAGCTCGAGGCGTTCCGCGACGCGGTGCTGGGGCGCGAGAGCGATGTCGTCACCATGGAGCAGGGGCTGCGGACACTCGCCGTGGTCGAGGCGGCACTCGCCGCGCCGGGCTCGCCGACCAGCCTCGTGCCGTGA
- a CDS encoding cell wall-binding repeat-containing protein — MTVPLPAEAPAPPGGRRMRMLRTAAGVAIAAVLSTLLLPGGAVADGERVAGSGTEVPAATAETVQRLAGASRYDTAVAISGEFPENVDVAYVATGEDFSDALSAAAAAAAEGGPLLLTPREHLPSSVAAELSRLSPSRIVVAGGQGVVSSAVLEALGRIAPTQRVAGVDRYETSRLIAKHAFARAPRAYVATGRGFADALAATGAAAAVDAPVVLVDGLADRAPEATIALLNEGLDVSSVAVVGGYGAVSAGIQGGFQDEGFVVDRIGGATRYDTAALVNEAQFSGRGTQAALLATGQDYPDALAGAALAGRLGAPVFLTTRDCLPASTSTTLAALAPSQLIVAGGAGVVSHAAAGRTACVPPDLSEIDEDWQLGGFDFPAGVEAPYADRPPVDVAAQTRGFDDTGLLIYNRVDTGQRADHPVAYAQYGISALLEYEVTGDALWLRSAIRHAEQLAAIRVLRGDAWWFPYTFPWSYDKRRLEPSWWSGMAQGEALSLFTRLAEATGEARWEVAADATWLSFRQPRIAAGPWSTFVRDGSLVFEEYAADVEPLVVLNGHAFAVFGLYDYWRHTGDAEVKRYMDGGAQTVLNWMPDIRNPGGISYYCADAEYCQRPYWQNATYHVIHSWQLDTLQRLTGDTRFGEWADLLREDWQPAAARRSAPEPPAEPDPLYPGPSEEPEQP; from the coding sequence GTGACCGTTCCGCTCCCCGCCGAGGCGCCGGCGCCGCCCGGAGGGCGAAGGATGAGGATGCTGCGCACCGCGGCGGGAGTCGCCATCGCAGCGGTGCTGAGCACGTTGCTGCTGCCTGGTGGAGCCGTGGCCGACGGTGAGCGTGTCGCGGGGTCCGGAACGGAAGTGCCGGCGGCAACCGCCGAAACCGTCCAACGCCTGGCGGGCGCCTCGCGTTATGACACCGCCGTGGCCATCTCGGGAGAATTCCCGGAGAACGTCGACGTCGCCTATGTGGCCACAGGTGAGGACTTCTCCGACGCTCTATCCGCCGCGGCCGCTGCCGCTGCCGAGGGCGGCCCGCTGCTCCTCACGCCACGCGAGCACCTGCCGTCATCCGTCGCTGCCGAGCTCAGCAGACTCTCGCCTTCGCGCATCGTCGTCGCCGGCGGACAAGGGGTCGTCTCCAGCGCGGTGTTGGAAGCGCTCGGACGGATCGCGCCGACACAGCGCGTGGCGGGGGTCGACCGATACGAAACGTCTCGCCTGATCGCGAAACACGCCTTCGCCCGCGCGCCGCGCGCTTATGTGGCCACCGGGCGGGGATTCGCCGACGCGTTGGCCGCCACCGGGGCGGCCGCCGCCGTGGACGCCCCCGTCGTGCTCGTGGACGGTCTCGCCGACCGCGCTCCCGAGGCGACCATCGCACTGCTGAACGAGGGACTCGACGTCTCGTCGGTCGCCGTTGTGGGCGGATACGGCGCCGTGAGCGCCGGCATCCAGGGCGGCTTCCAGGATGAGGGGTTCGTCGTGGACCGGATCGGCGGGGCGACGCGCTATGACACGGCAGCGCTTGTGAACGAGGCCCAGTTCTCGGGCCGGGGGACGCAGGCCGCCCTCCTCGCGACCGGTCAGGACTATCCGGACGCGCTGGCCGGCGCCGCGCTCGCCGGTCGCCTCGGGGCACCCGTCTTCCTCACCACCCGTGACTGCCTCCCTGCGTCGACATCGACCACCCTTGCTGCTCTCGCGCCGTCGCAGCTGATCGTCGCGGGCGGCGCGGGTGTGGTGTCGCATGCCGCCGCCGGCCGCACCGCATGCGTGCCGCCCGATCTCTCCGAGATCGACGAGGATTGGCAGCTCGGCGGATTCGACTTCCCGGCGGGGGTCGAAGCCCCGTACGCCGACCGTCCGCCGGTCGATGTCGCAGCCCAGACCAGGGGTTTCGACGACACCGGCCTGCTCATCTACAACCGCGTCGACACGGGGCAGCGCGCGGATCATCCGGTCGCATACGCTCAGTACGGCATCTCCGCTCTTCTCGAGTACGAGGTCACGGGTGATGCGCTGTGGCTGCGCAGCGCGATCCGGCACGCCGAGCAGCTCGCGGCCATCCGCGTCCTCCGTGGCGACGCGTGGTGGTTCCCCTACACGTTCCCGTGGTCCTATGACAAACGCCGCCTTGAGCCGTCGTGGTGGTCGGGCATGGCGCAGGGCGAGGCGCTGTCGCTGTTCACCCGCCTGGCCGAGGCCACCGGAGAGGCGCGGTGGGAGGTCGCCGCAGACGCGACGTGGCTCAGCTTCCGCCAGCCCCGCATCGCTGCCGGACCGTGGTCGACTTTCGTTCGTGACGGCTCGCTGGTGTTCGAAGAGTACGCCGCAGATGTCGAGCCGCTCGTTGTGCTCAACGGGCACGCCTTCGCAGTGTTCGGCCTCTACGACTACTGGCGCCACACGGGCGATGCGGAAGTCAAGCGCTATATGGACGGAGGTGCTCAGACGGTCTTGAACTGGATGCCGGACATCCGCAATCCCGGCGGCATCTCGTACTACTGCGCCGACGCCGAGTACTGCCAGCGGCCGTACTGGCAGAACGCGACCTACCACGTCATCCACTCCTGGCAGCTCGATACGCTTCAGCGCCTCACCGGCGATACCCGGTTCGGCGAGTGGGCCGACCTGCTCCGCGAGGATTGGCAGCCGGCCGCGGCACGCCGGTCGGCGCCGGAGCCGCCGGCCGAGCCCGATCCGCTCTATCCCGGGCCGAGCGAGGAGCCGGAGCAGCCGTGA
- a CDS encoding ABC transporter ATP-binding protein encodes MKVVFQTLRDLLVWLPADARAYLRKYVVLSCLLAILDIIAIMLLALSLAPMIAGTTIRIPVIGPVGPDSFIWVFLVVAVLILLKSTLALVQQWFATRRFASFELEIGRRLFDAYIKAPWTHRLARNTAQIVRIADVGIANATTGFLLPIIQLPALVLSFVLILAVIVVAQPLTALITVVYLGAIMALLYWVVSSRSVQAGRVSRDYSLKVVALMTEMMQALKEITLRNKVAEVAEVVHYNRSFSTRARANTNFLGSLPGFVLNGALVGGFLLVGGLGYVTGGMEAAVASVALFAVAGFRLIPSLTGFQSIIVTTTANVPHVQAVIFDIKASQIHLEVAERLGRQPIEGEPEMLRLEGVAFGYPGHEDTPAIHDIDLEIPFGTSLALVGSSGAGKSTLVDVLLGLLVPQRGTIRLDDQDLTDVLAAWRSRVGYVPQDVALFDGTIAQNVALAWEDDEIDFERVEQALRRAHLWETVAVREGGVRGRIGERGLALSGGQRQRLGIARALYGDPLVLVLDEATSALDTKTESLVSASIRGLKGEVTIISVAHRLSTIRDSDLICFLQDGTIAARGTFDELVAAVPNFAEQAQLAGLA; translated from the coding sequence ATGAAGGTCGTCTTCCAGACGCTGCGCGATCTCCTGGTGTGGCTTCCTGCCGATGCTCGCGCGTACCTGCGTAAATACGTCGTCCTGTCGTGCCTTCTGGCCATCCTCGACATCATCGCGATCATGCTCCTCGCGCTGAGCCTGGCGCCGATGATCGCGGGCACAACCATCCGCATTCCCGTCATCGGTCCGGTGGGTCCCGACTCGTTCATCTGGGTCTTCCTCGTCGTCGCCGTGCTCATTCTTCTGAAGTCCACGCTGGCCCTCGTGCAGCAGTGGTTCGCCACGCGTCGATTCGCCTCCTTCGAGCTCGAGATCGGCCGCCGCCTGTTCGATGCCTACATCAAGGCGCCGTGGACGCATCGTCTCGCGCGCAACACCGCGCAGATCGTACGGATCGCCGATGTGGGGATCGCCAACGCCACCACCGGCTTCCTCCTGCCGATCATCCAGCTGCCGGCGCTCGTTCTGAGCTTCGTCCTGATCCTGGCGGTCATCGTCGTCGCGCAGCCCCTCACCGCGCTCATCACCGTCGTGTATCTCGGCGCGATCATGGCGTTGCTGTACTGGGTCGTCTCGTCGCGGTCCGTGCAGGCCGGACGTGTCTCCCGCGACTACTCGCTGAAGGTCGTCGCGCTCATGACCGAGATGATGCAGGCGCTCAAGGAGATCACGCTGCGAAACAAGGTCGCTGAGGTGGCCGAGGTGGTGCACTACAACCGATCGTTCTCGACGCGCGCGCGGGCCAACACCAACTTCCTCGGATCGCTGCCCGGCTTCGTCCTCAACGGTGCCCTGGTCGGGGGGTTCCTCCTCGTCGGCGGCCTCGGCTACGTCACCGGCGGCATGGAGGCGGCGGTGGCGTCCGTCGCGCTGTTCGCCGTCGCCGGTTTCCGCCTGATCCCGTCGTTGACGGGGTTCCAGTCGATCATCGTGACCACCACGGCCAATGTGCCGCACGTTCAGGCCGTGATCTTCGACATCAAGGCCTCGCAGATCCACCTCGAAGTGGCCGAGCGGCTCGGACGGCAGCCGATCGAGGGTGAGCCCGAGATGCTGCGCCTGGAGGGCGTCGCGTTCGGCTACCCCGGGCACGAGGACACTCCCGCCATCCACGACATCGACCTCGAGATCCCCTTCGGCACGTCGTTGGCGCTCGTCGGTTCGTCCGGCGCCGGCAAGTCAACGCTCGTCGATGTCCTCCTCGGGCTTCTCGTCCCGCAGCGCGGCACCATCCGTCTCGATGATCAGGACCTGACCGACGTGCTCGCGGCGTGGCGGTCCCGCGTCGGCTACGTGCCGCAGGATGTCGCCCTCTTCGACGGGACGATCGCGCAGAACGTCGCACTGGCGTGGGAGGACGACGAGATCGATTTCGAAAGAGTGGAACAGGCGCTGCGCCGGGCGCACCTGTGGGAGACCGTCGCCGTGCGCGAGGGCGGCGTGCGCGGACGCATCGGCGAGCGTGGCCTGGCCCTCTCGGGCGGACAGCGGCAGCGGCTCGGAATCGCCCGCGCCCTGTACGGCGACCCGCTGGTGCTGGTGCTGGACGAGGCGACGAGTGCGCTGGACACCAAGACGGAGTCGCTCGTGTCCGCCTCCATCCGCGGTCTCAAAGGCGAGGTGACGATCATCTCCGTGGCCCACCGGCTGTCGACGATCCGCGACAGCGACCTGATCTGCTTCCTCCAGGACGGCACCATCGCGGCGCGTGGCACGTTCGACGAGCTCGTCGCTGCTGTCCCCAACTTCGCCGAGCAGGCGCAGCTGGCGGGGCTCGCATGA